One genomic segment of Deltaproteobacteria bacterium includes these proteins:
- a CDS encoding porin family protein, whose product MRKHLALVLVGLFIAATAATAATAVAAEYDRYERGPRGGSPDEYAPPPPRRGAEAPPPRHAQYGQPYFFGHLGVFSPNDDLDGLRGYDSGGNFDFGVGSRVSPVFAIDGTIGGYGTDRGSNESRVAPMTIGARLIIPHPFIEPYVGAGLGLYFSSLKEAPIGTTFSGIDERSTDFGGYLSAGLDMWLNSRVALNFEGKYHWVNPTFQTNAGNDVDVNLSGWTANLGVRVGF is encoded by the coding sequence ATGAGGAAGCATCTTGCGTTGGTTCTTGTCGGGCTGTTCATCGCGGCGACCGCAGCGACTGCGGCGACCGCCGTCGCCGCCGAGTACGACCGGTATGAGCGGGGCCCCCGGGGAGGGAGCCCCGACGAGTATGCGCCGCCCCCGCCGCGTCGCGGGGCCGAGGCGCCGCCGCCCCGGCACGCGCAGTACGGACAGCCGTACTTCTTCGGGCACCTGGGCGTCTTCTCTCCCAACGACGACCTCGACGGGTTGAGGGGGTACGACTCCGGGGGGAATTTCGACTTCGGGGTCGGTTCCCGCGTGTCGCCCGTGTTTGCCATCGACGGCACCATCGGCGGTTACGGGACGGATCGGGGTTCGAACGAGAGTAGAGTGGCTCCCATGACGATCGGCGCGCGGCTGATCATCCCCCACCCGTTCATCGAACCGTACGTCGGGGCCGGCCTGGGTCTCTACTTCTCGAGTCTTAAGGAGGCTCCGATCGGGACGACGTTCTCCGGGATCGACGAGAGGAGCACTGACTTCGGCGGGTACCTCTCCGCCGGTCTCGACATGTGGCTCAACTCCCGCGTGGCGCTCAACTTCGAGGGGAAATACCACTGGGTCAATCCGACCTTCCAGACCAACGCGGGAAACGACGTCGACGTGAACCTGAGCGGCTGGACCGCCAACCTCGGCGTCCGGGTCGGTTTCTGA
- the aroF gene encoding 3-deoxy-7-phosphoheptulonate synthase, with the protein MIIVMGAGAAQKEIRTVIARIKALGYTPHPIVGKERTVIGAIGDERGKIVLQGLESLPGVERVVPILKPYKLASREVKPERTVIRIVPGVTVGDRQLLVIAGPCSVESETQMIETALAVKKAGAHVLRGGAWKPRTSPYAFQGLELKGLKILRKAGDRAGMPIVTEVMNPADVALIAEYSDILQVGARNVQNFSLLKRIGKSKRPILLKRGMMTTITEYLMSAEYCLSEGSRQVILCERGIRTFEDATRNTLDLSAIPVLKERTHLPVIVDPSHATGVARLVPPMACAAVAAGADGLMIEVHPTPEKALSDGPQSLTFAKFAETMATLRPFIAAAGRTL; encoded by the coding sequence ATGATCATCGTCATGGGGGCGGGTGCGGCCCAAAAAGAGATTCGCACCGTCATCGCCAGGATCAAGGCGCTGGGGTACACCCCGCACCCGATCGTGGGGAAGGAACGCACCGTCATCGGCGCGATCGGGGACGAGCGCGGCAAGATCGTCCTCCAGGGGCTCGAGTCGCTCCCCGGGGTGGAGCGGGTCGTCCCGATCCTCAAGCCGTACAAGCTCGCCAGCCGCGAGGTGAAGCCGGAACGGACGGTCATCCGCATCGTCCCCGGGGTGACGGTCGGGGACCGGCAGCTCCTGGTCATCGCGGGCCCCTGTTCCGTGGAGAGCGAAACGCAGATGATCGAAACGGCGCTGGCCGTGAAAAAGGCGGGCGCCCACGTGCTGCGCGGCGGGGCGTGGAAGCCGCGCACCTCCCCGTACGCCTTCCAGGGATTGGAGCTCAAGGGCCTCAAGATCCTGCGCAAGGCGGGGGATCGCGCGGGGATGCCGATCGTCACCGAGGTGATGAACCCGGCCGACGTCGCGCTGATCGCCGAATATTCCGACATCCTCCAGGTCGGGGCGCGCAACGTCCAGAACTTCTCCCTCCTCAAGCGGATCGGCAAGTCGAAGCGTCCCATCCTCCTCAAGCGCGGGATGATGACGACGATCACCGAGTACCTGATGAGCGCGGAATATTGCCTGTCCGAGGGGAGCCGCCAGGTGATCCTGTGCGAGCGCGGGATCCGGACCTTCGAGGACGCCACGCGGAACACCCTCGACCTCTCCGCGATCCCGGTCCTCAAGGAGCGCACCCACCTGCCGGTCATCGTCGACCCGTCCCACGCCACCGGCGTGGCGCGCCTCGTCCCGCCCATGGCGTGCGCCGCCGTCGCCGCGGGCGCCGACGGGCTGATGATCGAGGTCCACCCCACGCCGGAGAAGGCGCTCTCCGACGGTCCGCAGTCGCTCACCTTCGCGAAGTTCGCCGAGACGATGGCGACGCTGCGGCCCTTCATCGCCGCGGCGGGACGAACGCTCTGA